A segment of the Psilocybe cubensis strain MGC-MH-2018 chromosome 5, whole genome shotgun sequence genome:
GGTAGCGCAGGTAGGGGAAATGAAGGTAAAGCCGAGACTAGCTCTGGCGATTGGCTTCTGCGGCTAGGAGAAATATCTCGTTCCTCCGTTGCCATTAaaacatcttcatcttcctgaTCTTCCTCTCGTGAACGTTTTTTCGACCGCTGAAGGGTTTTTTCTTGGATTAGACCGTTCCTTTCTTCTGGCAGAGTTAAAGAAATGCTCTTAGGTGcatcttccatttcttcatcttcggaTTCGTCTTTATCGTCACCTTTACTTTTGAGAGATGATTTTGTTCTGATCTTTCTCCGTTCTTTCTTGCGCTTCAGATACCTTTGCTTCGATTTTGTTTTCTCCTGGTATTCTGGAGTAAGATTTATATATCATAACGCAATGAATAACGTGCAAGTCATTGACTCACTTTGGTGATTGGTGCGACATTGGCACTAGCTGTTCCCGACATATTAAGAGCCAAGAAAGTGGCTTGCTAGTAGATTTATAGAGAGTATACACGGACGTCTATTACTTGGTTGATTATGGAAATGATCGAAACCCACAAACTGAAGCAATTGTGGCTGTGCCATAAATTGATCTCAGCCGCCTCCTAATGTTATCATCACAAACGTATGTACGACACACTGTCAACCGATTCAAGCGTCACATTCGTCCACCATGCCATGGTCTGAAGCTATTATTGAACAGTTTGCAATTGTCGACTTTGATACTACTGAAGAAAGAGACTTTTATGGTCCATTCAACTCACTTCTGGTCGACATTTTCCCCAGCTCAGAACATTACCAAGTCTCCCCACAGCCCAAGCTCAACGACGGGACACTAGACCTCGCTGTTCAATTTATTGTATATCACCGTGCCACTCCAATTTTTTTCCTAGATATCAAAGCATTTCGCTCCCTTACCCTGTCATCCACCCGTGCCAGTGCAGACGATCAAATGCGCCAGACATTTCGCCACTTTTCTTCGGCGACAATCCCGTCAGCCACATTCTATGGTCTCAGTGCATTCGGTCCGCAGTTCTGTGTTTATTCGTTGGACACCGTTACTCGCAGTATCGATCCGCCAGGAGTTGCTCGCGATTTGACAATAGTCAACGACATAGCACCTGAGAATCGATGGGCATACAATTTATTCGAACCCTCTGGGGAGGCCAAATTGCGAGAGGTTGTGAATGCAGTTAAAGAAATGACAAAAAATTGTGATAACTCCTAAATTGACATGATCCCGAATGCGTACAAAAGTTATATTCTACGAGTCAGGCGCAGACATCTACGTGTATCTACAGTCCTTCTACAATCAGGCGAGGAAATCTTTTTCTGTGATACTGCTATTGTCACAGAGAGCACGGAAAATCCCATCTGCGTTTTGAAACAAAGAAAGGGGGGTATCAAATTCCTTCAGATGTAAGTGGTCAGTGTGTCATGTGTTGCAGGCAGAGCGATGCCGATGCACTAACCACTATATTTCCGCTATCAAGAACCAAAATCCGGTCGTAGTTGAGAATTGTTCTTAGTCGATCTAAAGCAGGGTCGTGAATATAAAACATTCACGATACGATAAACACTTACGGGCAATGCATATCAATGTCCTGTCTTTAAACTCTGTTTGAATAGTATGTTGGATCTTTTTGTCCGTTTCTAGATCGACTGATGCACTGCAAGAAGTCAGATGAATTCAGAAAAAATATTGTTAAATAACGTACGTAGCTTCATCTAAAATAACGACTTTTGTTTCCCTGACAAGGGCACGAGCAAGGCTGAGAAGAGAACGTTGGCCAACACTGAGGTTTGATCCTTCTGATTCCAGCACGGTATCGAGACTGATTCGCCCTGTGGCTGTAGCGGACTCTTCGCTCTCTTCACCAGATGATCGAGTTTTGGTATCTTCCACTAGGAATGATCGACGAAGTGCATCCCATAAGTGGGCGTCATCATACAAGGAAAATGGGTCCAGTGCAGTTCTCACAGTGCCTGATGCATAAAGTGAGTAAAAATTGCTGTTGCAAGTCAGCCTCTTACCGCTGAATATTGTTGGCTGGTCATGAAATGAAATATTCTAAGAAATAGCTCTGGCTAAGATCGAGACGCGCTACTTACCTCTTGCGGAATTATTGCAATTTTGGTGCGCAGGTCTTTCAACCCAATCTTTGAAATGTCAACACTGAACCGTCCCATTATACTTTAACCATATTTTGGTATGACAGAGCTTAAACAACTGACCCATCGATAGTGATTTTGCCGACATATTCAACAATGCGTAAAAGGGCCAAGGTTATGGACGATTTTCCAGCGCCAGTTCGTCCAACGATGCCAATTTTCTCACCTCCCCGAATTGACATGGATATTCCATGAAGAACATTTGGAAGGCCAGGGCGATACTTCATAGAGAGGTCCTTAAACTCTATTGCACCTTTTTGTGGCCATTCGGCTGGAGGTTTGTTTTCAGGGATCTCGTGGGGGGCTTCTTGCCTCATGACGTCGGTTTGACTGTAGTGGACGACTGCAGAAGGGCGTAAACTACTGATAAACGGGTTGAAATTGAGGCGTACTTCTCTCTACTGAATTTAGATAGTTCTATAGCCAGCATTAGCAACTAATATGCCATAAAACACGAATGACGTACTTCAACTTCCGCGGTTTGTCGGGTCAGCATCCCACAGGCTTGTGTGAGTGAAGCTGTAAAAGGTATTACGCTCAGCAATGTCGAGTGAGATGATATCAAAAGTACGCATACTTGTGTAAGTTAGAATCAACCCCACCTGGGCCGCCGATGATCCCGATGCTCCAGTTACAGCAAATATAGCAACCTGAGCCATGCGATTCAGGACGAATTATATTCGTATTAAAATCAGGGAGacacacaaaaaagacaagCAAAGCTCCACAAAAGTCCAGACGTATGGAAAGCCACCTGACAAGGAAATAAGTTCGAACCAATATTGTGtttcaattcaatggtcCTCACCTTTGGTTGCTCACGGTTAGTATCAATGCGCGGTTCTCAAGGTCGATATAATACGCATTTTCCTTCAGAAAACGTGGAATCTCTCCGTATGTGCGCAAAGTTGATAGGCCTTCAAGTCCAAATAAACGTTAGGCAATACTATGATTCGGTAACGCATTGACTGTCACTGACCTGTCAACGATTCTGAGAAATGAGAGTATAGCAAAGATCGTAACATGGAATCTGTGCATTGCGTCTGGTCAACACTTCTACATAGTAGGGATAATACATAGATGATACCTAAACGTTTCACTTCTCTTGCACTTGCACGATAGAAAGCAGCAAAATATTGGTAACCAAGCGATATCACAATTGCTGCAATGACTACAGAAAGGTCCAATCCCGTGAGATCGATTTCAATATTACGGTCGAAAAATAGCACTAACTGAAGTAATGTTCGACGACGGTGATGATAACCACAGATCCGAGAACATTGGAGACGGTCAAAGTAACTAGAAGCTGGGATGAGAATGACGTTTCATTTTGCAAGGTGTCAATGACGTACGCATTCGTAAAGACACTGAGCACACATCATTAGAAATGAAATGTAATCAGAATAAATGAGTCTATACCTGGAAGTTGATTGTCGATGTCTGCAGAAGCTGTCAGTCAGCTTAGATCATGTAAAGCTTTTCCAGATGTACTGACTATCAATATCTTTTCCAAAGACACCTATGATGCGTCCCATTGGCTATCACGTCAAACATGTAAGATTGAGCATGTATATGGTTCGAAGCTTCTTACAGTGGTATCGAAGAACGCCATGGGGGCATAAAAAATATTTGTTATCCCTTCATGGTGAAGATTTTGAGAAACAAAGTAGGAAAAAATATCAGTGCAGCAGCCCCTGCATTCAAATACGTTTCAATTCTTCAAAATAGCACCGAAGCCAAACTGCTTACGATAAAAACGTTGAGATAGCCTGCGAAATTCCCAGGATGGCATACAGTGTTTGGTAGAAAGAAAATGCTCGGTGGAATGAACTAGGCAAAGTCGATTAGATCAATATTGACAGCTACAATTACAGGCCCACCAGAAAACTCACTTCGCTTGCCACCAGACCAGCGTGTAAGAACTGGTGAGTTGGCTACCTTGCATCATAAGGACGGACAAAACTAAGATAGGGGCAGTAAACCATCCTCGCCCTGCTACAAACCATGCCTTGTATACTGCCAGAGAGTGTTAGTCTGACGCCCAAGTTCAATGACACCAACTGGAAGCAATAAAGCATACCGGCTTTTGAAATGGAGCCCGTAGAACGCTGTTCTTTCACAATGAGTTTCCCCTCCAGTTTACCGGTTCCAGCACCACGACGATTTGAAGAAGTTAATTGCTGCATAATATCTTCCTTATTCGCTTCGACCTTTTGTGTCTCTTGGTCTGAGGTTTGCTCCGTTTCATTTCCACCGAACTCCTTGTCAAGTCTAGCGAATTCGCCATTAGCTTGAATGAGTTCTTCGTATGTTCCTTTCTCGGCCACCCGGCCGTCGCGAAGCGTGTAGATATAGTCGCATTGGGACAGAAAATGCAAGGCATGGGTGACGAAAATCACAGTTTTCCCCTCATTGCGGAGAGCGCCAAGTATAGCATCATGGAACAGGGCCTTTCCAACATGGGCATCGACTGGTTGTACAATTTTTGAGTCATTGTCCTTCAAAAAGAGAATCGTAGACTAACCTGCAGATAAAGGGTCATCCATTATTACGACATCTGCGTCGTAGTAAAGAGCCCTGGCGACATTAATCTACAAAATCATAATAAGATATCAAGATAGAGACAATTGGCAAAACGCCAAACCCTTTGTTTTTGACCACCACTAAGGTTAACTCCCTTTTCACCGATCTGTTTGATTTGAAGATTTGAAAGATGTTAAACGTTAAAGTTGAACAAAGCACTTGCCTCTGTTAAGTCACCATCGGCCAGCAATTGTAGATCATGAAGAAGAGATGCCTGTTCGATGACCTTCCAGTACCTTTCTTCGTTAAATGGCTGTCCGAAGATGATGTTATCTCGCTGAGTATCGTTAGCGAGGCTATTAGGCGGAATGCACAAACCGGCTTACAACAGAAGCGTTTTGGATCCATGCAGTCTGTGGACAGTAGGCCACTCGTCCACCGAAAGCGACAGTGCCAGATACCTTCCTCATCTCTCCGATGAGACCCAAAAGTAAACTAGATTTCCCTGAACCAACGCGGCCGACTACTGCCACCAGAGACCCGCGAGGTACGTGCATATCGATATCTTCGACTCTAAAGGGTGTCAATGATTGGTGCGGTACTGCAGCATCTTGGTTTGAAAGAGATTCTTCCCATTCAAATGTGGCTTTTTCCACTCGGACTGCCCATTTCAATCCATGGTCCACAAACAAGCTGTCAAAATCCCGAGTTTCTGCATTGAAAACGCGACGAAGCCGAGAAATGGCACTTCGAGCGTCCGATGTAGCAGAAAGCGCTCTTGGAAGGAACATCATTGGCTGACGTAGAAGCTATTCGCCGATTGTCAACAAGATCCTACGGTGCGGATGTTCGATGAATACCTGGAATAAACTAAGAGACGCAAAAATTATGGCAACGTCAAAGCCAGGTTTTACATGAGTATAGGTAACGAATGCAAGCGTAGCTGCGAGAACTGGGATAGAAAATGCAAATGCCACGCTGTCGCAAGGTCTCAGACTGAGCGCAGGGTAGAAGGCAGATGTACACACTTTGCAGACTGAGAAACGAGGATATTTTTGACACCTCGAAGTTCATTTCTTCTAATTGTGTAAATGCCTGTAACATTATGAAAACACTAGTGCTTTCATCACAAAAGGTTGATACTCTTACGATTGAGGAAAGGCATCTCATATGAAAAGTATTTTACTACACGCATCGACCCTATTAATGATGCATCGTGAGTTACACACCTACGAAAGTCATCTCTGAATTATTGAGATCTTACCTAGCACCTCAAGGAGGGTTTTAGCTCGCTGATCCGTGTATTTCATAGACCTCTTTCGAATTGAGAATTGCTGAGCCATGGCACGTTCTTGAAGAGGTGCAATTGCAAGGAAAAGACCAAAGCCAGCTAATGCTGAAGGCCCCAGCTATTGTGAAGTTAATTATCCTATAGCAAAACACAACTTGACGTGGCACCTACCTGAAACAGTAGGATTGTCAGACATACTGTGATTTGAATAGGTGCTGTCCAGGCTAAATACACGTAGTTAATAGCGAGAGCAAATTAAGACAGAGGGTGCTTACTGGCATGCTGGTCATGGAGAAATAAGTTATATGATACTACGCAGCGACTAGGCAAAACGAATACTTACAAACCACTGTGCGCATGCGTCGATTCGACTGACCTATTGCATATGGTTAATAAGTTCGATCTTTACATCTTGACCGCAGCAGTTGGGCGCTTACATCTGTTGAGATGTGATTTACGAGATCGGAGTTGGTTATCTGCGTTCTAGCCTTGCCAGTGAGAGTCACTCCTCGTTTATAGATAGATTTGATTAGGGCTGCACGGGCAAGCACGCCGGTCACCATCGAACGCCAAAAAAACTGTATTTTTTATCAGAATATTTGCATAATGAGTATTCGAAGGAACACAAATGTACCTGATGTTGCCCTATACTGGCGGATATGGTGAGTAGGAAAAGGCCAATGGCCATTGCTATTCCGATTCCAACGTTAGGTTCTGGTAAGCCGTGTTCTCTTGCGGCCTCCCTCTTTTTCGCAAAATTGATGATGGCCTGGTATTTGACTGTCAAAAATTAGTCCCGTCGACATAATCAACCATGGACTACCTTGATTACTATTGGGCCCATGAGTTGCGACGTGTCTCCAAAGACCTATTCAAGTAATTTATCATTTTGAAAAACTTGTCAGGTATACGATGTGTGAAGACTTGCCTTGAACATCCCGCCTGTCCAGAAAAAAAGTCCTACGGTGTCATTGAGGGCAAGAGCTAAACTAGCAGTTTTCCTCCCGTCCACATCTCTCCATTTCTTTTCAAACTCTCTATATTTGTTCGTACAGTTTGTACCTGCAAAAATAGACCGAGAAACCCAAACAGAACGTCGAACAGGACCTGGGCCGATTATACCTCTGTCTAAATTGTCATTCCAGGCATCTGCTTCAGCTTTTCTTCGCGCCCAAGACTCATCAAGCTTTTTTGACAATGTCTCAGACGAATGAGATTCACCCAACTTCCACAAGTCGGTTGCTTGCAGAGTTCTTTGGTATCCAAGGGTCTAAATTGAAAAATTGTAAGGAAATAATTTGAGTTGGACAGTAAGTGGCGAAATAACCATCAATGGCGTAACCCAGGCGAACGTAAGGATGGACGGAATTGAAGCAGTATAGAGTGGAATATCCTAAGATCCTGTTAGTTCTGCACCGTCATATAATCATGAAACTTGTACAGGTGCGTTTGATAATGAGCTCcggggcggcggcggcattCCATTAGGAATCCTAGAAAGTGTTGTTAGTTGTTTAATGTGATGTAATATTTCTATGAGTAGCATACCATATTTTCCACCAACTCGTTCTGGATCTAATTTGCACTTCGCCAAAATCAAGGTCGATCTTCACCTCGTCAGACGTattttgttgttgctggCCTTTTTCGTGGTGTAGAGAGGATTTTTCACTGACGGTGGTGGATTGAGAAGGTTCGCCTTTCTCGTCACCTAACCGGCCTTCGAAATTGCCGTTTCCTGAAGCCATTTCTAAGAAGCGACAACAGGTTTGGCCATGCAATGACCTCAGTTATATGGACCCGGGGAATACGGGACAGGGGGATTTCCCCTTGGACGGCCGAAAGGAACAAATTTCCAACATGACAGCATTCCTGGATATTTCTGGCCCAGATATGCATAATTGTAAGATCGTGCGAGCCTTGAGCTCAAAATTAGAAAAAGTCGAACTAAAAGCAGAGCAGATAACACCTACCATGCAATGCCGACCATACACAAATCTAAAATCAGAGACGGCTTTTCGGCTAAGCGGAAGGGTATCCGGTTTTGCTAATTGATACGGACATCCACTGGCATGTTGCATCTGGCCCCGCAAGAGTAGCCAGAAGACCGTTGTCCTCGAATTTGACTAAAGATAATCATTACATCCTCTATAGCGCATTGTGGAGAGGGATTTCTGACTGAAAGGAAGGGAAGTGTAGAGTTGAGTATGACCGCAAGCAGGGGTTTTGCGTGGATTAGAATTAATAGAAACGAAAGGAGAGCATCATGGAGTCAGGGTCAATGGCACCATATATACATACCTACGTCATGTCTCGTGATCTTCGTGGTCGCGCGACACGCATCGCGTCACAGGGACTCGAACTTGGTCTTCAATTCACTATTAATTATTCGAGTTGATACAT
Coding sequences within it:
- a CDS encoding Multidrug resistance protein fer6; this encodes MASGNGNFEGRLGDEKGEPSQSTTVSEKSSLHHEKGQQQQNTSDEVKIDLDFGEVQIRSRTSWWKIWIPNGMPPPPRSSLSNAPDIPLYTASIPSILTFAWVTPLMTLGYQRTLQATDLWKLGESHSSETLSKKLDESWARRKAEADAWNDNLDRGIIGPGPVRRSVWVSRSIFAGTNCTNKYREFEKKWRDVDGRKTASLALALNDTVGLFFWTGGMFKVFGDTSQLMGPIVIKAIINFAKKREAAREHGLPEPNVGIGIAMAIGLFLLTISASIGQHQFFWRSMVTGVLARAALIKSIYKRGVTLTGKARTQITNSDLVNHISTDVSRIDACAQWFHATWTAPIQITVCLTILLFQLGPSALAGFGLFLAIAPLQERAMAQQFSIRKRSMKYTDQRAKTLLEVLGSMRVVKYFSYEMPFLNRIYTIRRNELRGVKNILVSQSANVAFAFSIPVLAATLAFVTYTHVKPGFDVAIIFASLSLFQLLRQPMMFLPRALSATSDARSAISRLRRVFNAETRDFDSLFVDHGLKWAVRVEKATFEWEESLSNQDAAVPHQSLTPFRVEDIDMHVPRGSLVAVVGRVGSGKSSLLLGLIGEMRKVSGTVAFGGRVAYCPQTAWIQNASVRDNIIFGQPFNEERYWKVIEQASLLHDLQLLADGDLTEIGEKGVNLSGGQKQRINVARALYYDADVVIMDDPLSAVDAHVGKALFHDAILGALRNEGKTVIFVTHALHFLSQCDYIYTLRDGRVAEKGTYEELIQANGEFARLDKEFGGNETEQTSDQETQKVEANKEDIMQQLTSSNRRGAGTGKLEGKLIVKEQRSTGSISKAVYKAWFVAGRGWFTAPILVLSVLMMQGSQLTSSYTLVWWQANSFHRAFSFYQTLYAILGISQAISTFLSGCCTDIFSYFVSQNLHHEGITNIFYAPMAFFDTTPMGRIIGVFGKDIDNIDNQLPVSLRMLTLTVSNVLGSVVIITVVEHYFIIAAIVISLGYQYFAAFYRASAREVKRLDSMLRSLLYSHFSESLTGLSTLRTYGEIPRFLKENAYYIDLENRALILTVSNQRWLSIRLDFCGALLVFFVAIFAVTGASGSSAAQVGLILTYTTSLTQACGMLTRQTAEVENYLNSVERIVHYSQTDVMRQEAPHEIPENKPPAEWPQKGAIEFKDLSMKYRPGLPNVLHGISMSIRGGEKIGIVGRTGAGKSSITLALLRIVEYVGKITIDGVDISKIGLKDLRTKIAIIPQEPTIFSGTVRTALDPFSLYDDAHLWDALRRSFLVEDTKTRSSGEESEESATATGRISLDTVLESEGSNLSVGQRSLLSLARALVRETKVVILDEATASVDLETDKKIQHTIQTEFKDRTLICIAHRLRTILNYDRILVLDSGNIVEFDTPLSLFQNADGIFRALCDNSSITEKDFLA